The following proteins are encoded in a genomic region of Clostridium kluyveri:
- a CDS encoding type II secretion system protein, with protein MRRTKVFKNWKREGFTLIELMLVVAIILILLGFLIPKFSSYQNKVKTTKAINTAKQIHTAAMASYGDNEGNFNGEDVESYVSELTSAENPQVQEDSSNTQFITVNYKSDENTYTLEIDAKGNSCIVKQGEKQIYPK; from the coding sequence ATGAGAAGAACAAAAGTATTTAAGAACTGGAAAAGAGAAGGATTCACACTTATAGAACTTATGCTTGTAGTGGCAATAATCTTAATTCTTTTAGGGTTTTTGATTCCCAAATTTTCATCGTATCAAAACAAGGTAAAGACTACTAAGGCAATAAATACAGCTAAACAGATTCATACAGCAGCTATGGCCAGTTATGGAGATAACGAAGGAAATTTCAATGGAGAAGATGTGGAAAGTTATGTATCGGAACTTACTTCTGCAGAAAATCCACAGGTTCAAGAGGATTCAAGCAATACTCAATTTATAACAGTAAATTACAAAAGTGATGAAAATACATATACCTTAGAGATAGATGCAAAAGGTAATTCCTGTATAGTGAAGCAGGGAGAAAAACAAATATACCCTAAATAG
- a CDS encoding type II secretion system protein: MMLEIKLKGFTLIELILVIGLFSILLSFTLINMGAFSSMKNRIDVDLTGNRIINFINNSKIYCRDKGKQGGYIYFNVKDGNITFSSGLEEIFKMELPEGFTLNQVSNDNRIKIDNRGITADACSIKFKDRKGEMHCLTMCVGTTYVEFKY; this comes from the coding sequence ATGATGCTTGAGATTAAGTTAAAAGGATTTACTCTTATAGAATTGATTCTAGTAATAGGTCTATTTTCCATACTTTTAAGTTTTACTCTAATTAATATGGGAGCTTTCAGCAGTATGAAAAATAGAATAGATGTTGATTTAACTGGTAATAGAATCATAAATTTTATAAATAATTCCAAGATTTATTGCAGGGATAAAGGTAAACAAGGGGGATACATATATTTTAATGTGAAAGATGGGAACATAACTTTCAGCAGTGGTCTGGAAGAAATATTTAAAATGGAATTACCAGAGGGTTTTACTTTAAATCAAGTAAGTAATGACAATAGAATAAAAATAGATAATAGGGGTATTACTGCAGACGCCTGCAGTATAAAATTTAAAGATAGAAAAGGAGAAATGCATTGTCTTACCATGTGTGTTGGAACAACTTATGTGGAATTCAAATATTAA